The Salinispora tropica CNB-440 genome has a window encoding:
- a CDS encoding SCO5389 family protein: MSLTVPSDLLQAAESGPVDDEAFVTCVRDSLPYAWQTISRVVAELQSSDAEFADNVVPPPSESERGQLLRALASDAIRSSLERHFGVKLAFQNCHRIAAFRLSAVDSDTHRRFVSTRGQLLNQSPELRDC; this comes from the coding sequence ATGTCTCTTACCGTGCCATCGGACCTGTTACAGGCGGCCGAATCGGGGCCGGTCGACGACGAGGCGTTCGTGACCTGTGTCCGGGACTCACTGCCGTACGCCTGGCAGACCATCAGCCGGGTGGTGGCGGAGCTCCAGTCGTCCGACGCCGAGTTCGCCGACAACGTCGTCCCGCCGCCGAGTGAGTCCGAACGTGGCCAACTCCTGCGGGCCCTGGCCAGCGACGCCATCCGGTCCAGTCTGGAGCGCCACTTCGGCGTCAAACTCGCCTTCCAGAACTGCCACCGCATCGCCGCGTTCCGCCTGTCCGCTGTCGACTCCGACACCCACCGCCGCTTCGTCTCCACTCGCGGCCAACTGCTCAACCAGTCACCCGAGCTGCGTGACTGCTGA